TCGGTGGCAAGCGCGTTGCCAAGATCGCTGCCCTGCGGTCGCCCCAGCGTCACGACCCGGCCGCGCCAGCGCGCCTCGATCCCGACGCCCGGCGTTTCGCGGATCGCCTCCACCCGAGCGGCCCGGACACCGCCTGCCTGAAGCTCGCGCGTCAACGCCGCGCTCAGCGGGTGGCGGCTCGCCCGCGCAAGCGCAAGGGTCAGCGAGCGCACCTCCGCGTCCAGCCGGTCGAGCCCCATCGCTTCGGGACGCCCAAGCGTCAGCGTCCCGGTCTTGTCGACGAGCGCGAGGTCGACCTCGGCCAGCCGTTCAAGTGCCGATCCGTCCTTCACGAGCACGCCTGCGCGCATCAATTCGCCCGCCGCGACGATCTGCGCCGCCGGGACGGCGAGGCCCAGCGCGCAGGGGCAGGTGATGATGAGCACCGCCGCGGCGACCAGCAGGCTTTGATGCCAGCCCGCCCCCGCGATCATCCACCCGGCGAAAGCGAGCAGAGCGAGCGCGTGGACCGCGGGGGCATAGAAGCGCGCGGCACGGTCGGCGATACGGACATGGCGCGACTTGCCCTGCGCCGCCTCGCCCATAAGCCGCGCGATGTCCGCGATCGCGGTGTCGGCTCCCGCGGCAGTGACGCGCACGCGGATCGGCGCGTCGAGATTGAGCGTGCCGGCATGGACGCGATCATCGACTTGCGCCGCAACCGGCGCGCTCTCTCCGGTCAGTAGCGACAGGTCGAACCGACTTTCGCCCGCCACAACCACCCCGTCGGCGGCCAGCCGTTCGCCCGCCGCCACCAGCATCTCCATCCCCGGTTCGAGCGCCGTCGCATCGACCCATCGGCTGTCCCCGTCGACCCCGATCACCATCGCGCCCGTCCCCATGTTGCGCAGCAGCGCCGCGACTCCGCCCCGCGCGCGGTCGCGCATCACGCTGTCGAGCCAGCGGCCGGTGAGCAGAAAGAAGAGCAGCATCACCGCGCCATCGAAATAGGCATGCGGGCCGCTCGACGCCGTCTCGTAAAGGCTCATAGCACAGACGAGCGCGACGCCGATGCTGATCGGAACGTCCATATTGGTGCCCCCGTGCCGCAGCGCGCGCCATGCCGAGCGGAAAAACGGGCGTCCGGCATAGGTGATCGTCGGCAGCGCGATCGCGGCGGACAGCCAGTGGAACAGGTCGCGCGTCGCACCCGCCGCACCCGACCAGATCGACACCGACAGCAGCATGATG
This DNA window, taken from Sphingopyxis alaskensis RB2256, encodes the following:
- a CDS encoding heavy metal translocating P-type ATPase translates to MTSAALIERDFAVPDIRCAGCIAKLEQGLVRDRRIATARVNFTEKRVHLTHTPDARMPDLIGAFSTLGFEAHPLGNGADATDVGAETSRELLRAVAVSGFAMMNIMLLSVSIWSGAAGATRDLFHWLSAAIALPTITYAGRPFFRSAWRALRHGGTNMDVPISIGVALVCAMSLYETASSGPHAYFDGAVMLLFFLLTGRWLDSVMRDRARGGVAALLRNMGTGAMVIGVDGDSRWVDATALEPGMEMLVAAGERLAADGVVVAGESRFDLSLLTGESAPVAAQVDDRVHAGTLNLDAPIRVRVTAAGADTAIADIARLMGEAAQGKSRHVRIADRAARFYAPAVHALALLAFAGWMIAGAGWHQSLLVAAAVLIITCPCALGLAVPAAQIVAAGELMRAGVLVKDGSALERLAEVDLALVDKTGTLTLGRPEAMGLDRLDAEVRSLTLALARASRHPLSAALTRELQAGGVRAARVEAIRETPGVGIEARWRGRVVTLGRPQGSDLGNALATELAVDGRPVATITFADPLRPDAAEAVDALERDGVAAMILSGDRAEAVAPVARDLRLTAQTGMSPQDKLAAIARQAARGRKVLMIGDGLNDGPALAAGHASMAPGSASDVGKNAADCIFLGDRMMPVVQALRMARRTQAVVRQNFLLAIGYNVVAVPLAFMGLVTPLVAAIAMSGSSLIVVGNALRLKRAIR